The stretch of DNA CAGAAAATTCGTCACCACGCCGAACACTTCGTAGAAGAGAAACAGCATGGCGATCTCGAACGGGGTGTAGCCCAGCACGTGGAAGTGCAGCAGCACCAGCATCCGCAATGCCCCATCGGTGATGGTGAAGCCCCAGTAGGCGGCGGTGATGATCGCGTAGTTGCGCAGGCTCTCGGGTTTGAAGGTGGAGGAGGACATGGGGAAGGATGGGGTGGATGGGTAGGCGGGTGGATGGGTGGATGAGTGGATGGGTAGGTGAGGCTAGCTGTAGGGTGGGCATTGCCCACCAACGACAATATGCTGTCCAGAATTTACCCCAGAGGAAAGACGTTCAAAGACTCTGCGCCACCTTGCGGGCCAGCTCGGCCATACGGCAGGAGTAGCCCCACTCGTTGTCATACCAGGCGAGAATCTTCACCTGGGTCTCATCCACGACCATGGTGGAGAGAGCGTCGATAATTGAAGAGCGCGGGTCGTCTTTGTAATCCACCGACACCAGGGGCCGGGTTTCGTAGCCGAGAATGCCGTGGAGCGGGCCATCGGCGGCGGCTTTGAGTAGCTGGTTAACTTCTTCGACGGTGGTGGGGCGATCGACCTCAAATACGCAGTCGGTTAGCGATGCGTTCAATAGAGGCACCCGAACCGCTAGACCATTCAGCTTGCCCTTGAGTTCGGGGTAGATCAGGGTAATGGCGGTGGCCGACCCCGTGCTGGTGGGAATCAGCGACATCCCTGTGGCTCTGGCGCGGCGCAGGTCTTTGTGGGGGGCATCCACAATTGTTTGGGTATTGGTGTGGTCGTGGATGGTGGTGATCACCCCGTGGCGAATGCCCAACCCTTCGTGGATGACCTTAACCACCGGGGCCAGGCAGTTTGTAGTGCAAGAAGCGGCGGTGAGCAGGTGGTGCTCTGCCGGATTATAGAGGTGGTCGTTGATGCCATAGACCACATTCAGCGCCCCTTCTTTCACCGGGGCGGCGACGATGACTTTTTTGACGCCGCGATCGTAGTAGGGGGCCAGGGTTTCCGGGGTGCGAAACTTACCAGAGCACTCCAGCACCAGCTCCACGCCGTAGTCGGCCCAGGGCACCTCGCCGGGGGAGGCGTGGCTGCTGACGCTGAGGGGAGCGCCGTCAATGGTAAGCTTTTCGCTGCCCACAGCCTCTACGTCGTGGTTCCAGCGTCCGTGAACCGAGTCGAAGGTGAGCAGGTGGGCGGCGGTTTCGGCCCCGCCCTTGACCTCGTTGATGTGGACAAACTCCAGTTCGGGGAAGGCCCACCCGGCCCGCAGTACCAGCCGCCCAATGCGACCAAACCCGTTGACAGCAACTCTAACCATTACGGCATCCTCTCTAGCACAGGCAAAATGAAGCTGGCCACGGCGCAACCAGCCTCATTTCAAAAAAAGTTGATGCTTCCATTGTTTCAAAAAAAGTTGATGTGTCAAGTTGTGCAGACTACATTGGGTCGGGCTGGGGCCACCTACCGCCAGGGCCAGTAGACGGGGTAATAGCTGCGGACTCCTCGGTAGGCTTCGATGCCGACCACCAACATACACAGCACCCGCAACCCCAGCACCAGGGGCGAAAGCGCGATCAGCAATCCCAAAACTATCCAACCTCCTACATGGTCGGCGTTCTGGTAGGCCGCGTCCATCCAGTAAAAGGTTCCTGCGATCAGGCCAATGGCCAGGGTAGACAGCGCCACAGACGTTACCTGAAACCTCAACACCTGCTCCAGGTGGTAGCGCACAAAGCCGTGGCCCCGCCCCAGCAAAAGCCAGATCCCCAGACCAACCACCAGTTCTAGATAGGGACTGAGCCAGGTGGCAAGGGCAACGTCTGCACCCGTGGTCCAGAAGCTGTCGAGGGCAAAGTTGGCCTGGGTGCTGCCCGCGACCAGGTGGCGAGTGAGGGCGATCGCCCCCAACGGCAAAAAATGGCACCAGGCCCCCAGTCGTCGATGCCTCAGCGATACGGGCCGCTCAGCCTCCATAGCCGCCGCCGCCCGGTGTGGCAATCTGAATGCAGTCCCCCGGTTCCACCGCCACGGTCGCCTGCCCCGGCAGCACCGCCACCCGGCCATCGGCACGGATCACCCGGTTTTCGCCCACCTGCCCTGGCTCGCCCCCGGCCAACCCAAAGAGCGGCACCTGGCGGTGGTTGGAGAGAATCGCCGCCGTCATCGGTTCGCGAAACTCGATGGTGCGGACAATGCCGTTGCCGCCCGCAAACTCCCCTGCCCCACCGCTGCCCTGGCGAATAGCGAATTCCCTGAGCAGCACCGGGAAGCGCCACTCCAGCACCTCCGGGTCGGTCAGTCGCGAGTTGGTCATGTGGGTGTGAACCGCATCGGTGCCGGGGAAGCCGGGGCCAGCACCGGAGCCGCCGCAGATGGTTTCGTAGTACTGGTGGTGGTCATTGCCGAAGGTGAGGTTGTTCATGGTGCCCTGGGAGGCCGCGATCGCCCCCAAGGCCCCGTACAGCGCATCGGTCACCGCCTGGGACACCTCCACATTGCCCGCCACCACCGCCGCCGGATACTGCGGGTTCAGCATCGAGCCCTCGGGGATGACAATCTCCAGCGGCTTCAGACAGCCCGCATTGAGGGGAATGTTGTCATCCACCAGGGTACGAAATACATAGAGCACCGCCGCTTTGCACACCGCCGCCGGGGCGTTGAAGTTGCTGGGCCGCTGGGGCGAGGTGCCCGCGAAGTCAATCCGGGCGCTGCGGGTCTGGCGGTTGACCGTGACCTGCACCGCAATCTGGCTACCGTCGTCCATGGGGTAGGTAAACTGGCCGTCCTGGAGGCGATCGATTACCCGCCGCACGCATTCCTCGGCGTTGTCCTGCACATGCTGCATATAGGTCTGCACGGTGTCGAGGCCGTAGTGATTCACCAGCTTTTGCAACTCCTGCGCTCCTTTCTCGTTGGCCGCAATCTGCGCCTGCAAGTCAGCGATATTCTGGGCTGGATTCCTCACCGGGTAGGGTGGGGCAGTCAGAATTTCCAGCAGTTCAGCCTCTAAAAAGCGCCCTCGATCCACCAGTTGAACATTGTCGAGCAACACCCCCTCTTCCTCAATGCTGGTGCTGTTGGAGGGCATGGAACCTGGGGTAATGCCACCGATGTCGGCATGGTGGCCGCGGGAGGCGACGTAGAAGAGTGGGCGGGTGGATGGGTGGATGGGTGGATGGGTCTTTGCCAAAAAGACGGGGGTGATTACCGTGATATCGGGCAGGTGGGTGCCGCCGTTGTAGGGGTTGTTTTGCAGGTACACGTCGCCGGGTTTGAGGCGATCTCCCCTAGCCTCAATCAAACTCCGCACGCTTTCCCCCATCGAGCCCAGGTGGACTGGAATGTGGGGGGCGTTAGCGACGAGTTGCCCGTGCTGGTCAAACACCGCGCAGGAGAAGTCCAGTCGCTCTTTGATGTTCACCGAGTAGCTGGTGTTTTGTAGCGCGATCCCCATTTCCTCGGCTACGGCGCGGAAGAGGTTGTTGAAGATTTCGAGCAGGACGGGATCGGGAGTGGGGGGTAGGGGGTGGGGGGTAGGGGGTGGGGGGGTGGTAGCGTGGGTTGAGCTAAATTCCACAGAGCCACGGTCCAGAATTTCCCCGCTGGCGAAACCCACGGAACCCGTCCGTGAAGCATCTTTCTTCAATATCAAATGGCCTTTGGTGGTTAGCTTTGCGTTCCAACCCGGTTCGATGACGTTGGTACCGGTGGCTTCGATGATCAGGGCGGGGCCTGCGATCGCATCCCCCGGACACAAATCATCGCGGTGGTAAACCGGCGTCTTGTGCCATGCCTCGGCGGTGTAGACCGGGACGGTGGCTTTGGGCACCAGCGGAGTGGTGCGAGCCCTATCGATCTCTGGCTCCTCGGGGCTGTGGGTGTGGCCGATCACCTCCACCGCTGCCGTATCGACGATCAGGCGCTTACCCTCCTGGGCAAAGCCGTAGCGCTGGCGGTGCAGGGCGGTGAACTGCGATCGCATCGCCTCCACCCCAGCAAAATCCACCGCCAGCGCCGAATCCGTTCCTTCGTACTTCAGCAGCAACCGGGGCAACACCTCTGGCGATTTTGGATTTTGGATTTTGGATTTTGGCTCGTCCCCGACCGGGAGGGGCAGGGGTGGGTCTGCCGGAGACCTTGAATTTTGAATTTCAAACCCCTGCTGACTCAGTTCATCCAATCCCTTGCTAATCAAAGCCTCCACCACCCGCTGGAGCTCAGGCAGCGTACCTTCCTCCAGGGGCAGCTCCACCGATCGCTCATTCAGCGACCTGACATCCGCCAGCCCCATGCCGTAGGCCGACAGCACCCCGGCGTAGGGGTGTAGAAACACCTCCGTCATGCCCAGGGCATCGGCAATTAAACAGGCGTGCTGGCCCCCGGCCCCGCCAAAGCTGCACAGCACGTAGTCCGACAGGTCGTAGCCCCGCTGCACGGAGATTTTTTTGATCGCGTTGGCCATTTTCTCTACTGCGATCGCCAGGAACCCAGCCGCCACCTGCTCCGGGCGGCGCACATCCCCCGTGGCCGCCTGAATCTCCCCCGCCAGGGCCGCGAATTTCTCGCGCACCACCGCCCCATCCAGGGACAGATCGCCCCCCGGCCCAAACACCTGGGGGAAAAACTCCGGCTGGAGCTTGCCCACCATCACATTGCAGTCGGTCACCGCCAGGGGGCCGCCGTGGCGGTAGCAGGCCGGCCCCGGGTAGGCCCCCGCCGACTCGGGCCCCACCCGGTAGCGGCTGCCGTCAAAGCTGACAATCGAGCCGCCCCCCGCCGCCACGGTGTGGATCGCCATCATCGGCGCTCGCAGCCGCACCCCGGCCACCTCGGTTTCAAAGGTGCGCTCGTACTCGCCCCGGTAGTGGGACACATCGGTGGAGGTGCCACCCATGTCGAAGCCGATCATGCGATCGTACCCGGCCTGGCGGCTGGTCTGCACCGCGCCAACGACGCCCCCGGCGG from Leptolyngbya sp. KIOST-1 encodes:
- a CDS encoding DUF4870 domain-containing protein; the encoded protein is MEAERPVSLRHRRLGAWCHFLPLGAIALTRHLVAGSTQANFALDSFWTTGADVALATWLSPYLELVVGLGIWLLLGRGHGFVRYHLEQVLRFQVTSVALSTLAIGLIAGTFYWMDAAYQNADHVGGWIVLGLLIALSPLVLGLRVLCMLVVGIEAYRGVRSYYPVYWPWR
- a CDS encoding hydantoinase B/oxoprolinase family protein; protein product: MIPSCLPGPRWQFWIDRGGTFTDIVARRPDGQILLHKLLSENPDRYSDAPLQGIRDLLGLGPEEVISAEAIEAVKMGTTVATNALLERQGDRVLLLTTKGFRDALRIGYQNRPDIFARHIELPTMLYERVVEVNERFSAQGEVLIPLHPEEEERLIQELQRAYDAGIRASAVVLMHSYRYPAHELRLGELARQVGFTQISLSHQVSPLIKLVSRGDTTVVDAYLSPILRRYVERVAAQLMPSSEAQPAVPQMKLMFMQSNGGLTDAALFQGKDSILSGPAGGVVGAVQTSRQAGYDRMIGFDMGGTSTDVSHYRGEYERTFETEVAGVRLRAPMMAIHTVAAGGGSIVSFDGSRYRVGPESAGAYPGPACYRHGGPLAVTDCNVMVGKLQPEFFPQVFGPGGDLSLDGAVVREKFAALAGEIQAATGDVRRPEQVAAGFLAIAVEKMANAIKKISVQRGYDLSDYVLCSFGGAGGQHACLIADALGMTEVFLHPYAGVLSAYGMGLADVRSLNERSVELPLEEGTLPELQRVVEALISKGLDELSQQGFEIQNSRSPADPPLPLPVGDEPKSKIQNPKSPEVLPRLLLKYEGTDSALAVDFAGVEAMRSQFTALHRQRYGFAQEGKRLIVDTAAVEVIGHTHSPEEPEIDRARTTPLVPKATVPVYTAEAWHKTPVYHRDDLCPGDAIAGPALIIEATGTNVIEPGWNAKLTTKGHLILKKDASRTGSVGFASGEILDRGSVEFSSTHATTPPPPTPHPLPPTPDPVLLEIFNNLFRAVAEEMGIALQNTSYSVNIKERLDFSCAVFDQHGQLVANAPHIPVHLGSMGESVRSLIEARGDRLKPGDVYLQNNPYNGGTHLPDITVITPVFLAKTHPPIHPSTRPLFYVASRGHHADIGGITPGSMPSNSTSIEEEGVLLDNVQLVDRGRFLEAELLEILTAPPYPVRNPAQNIADLQAQIAANEKGAQELQKLVNHYGLDTVQTYMQHVQDNAEECVRRVIDRLQDGQFTYPMDDGSQIAVQVTVNRQTRSARIDFAGTSPQRPSNFNAPAAVCKAAVLYVFRTLVDDNIPLNAGCLKPLEIVIPEGSMLNPQYPAAVVAGNVEVSQAVTDALYGALGAIAASQGTMNNLTFGNDHHQYYETICGGSGAGPGFPGTDAVHTHMTNSRLTDPEVLEWRFPVLLREFAIRQGSGGAGEFAGGNGIVRTIEFREPMTAAILSNHRQVPLFGLAGGEPGQVGENRVIRADGRVAVLPGQATVAVEPGDCIQIATPGGGGYGG
- a CDS encoding ArsJ-associated glyceraldehyde-3-phosphate dehydrogenase yields the protein MVRVAVNGFGRIGRLVLRAGWAFPELEFVHINEVKGGAETAAHLLTFDSVHGRWNHDVEAVGSEKLTIDGAPLSVSSHASPGEVPWADYGVELVLECSGKFRTPETLAPYYDRGVKKVIVAAPVKEGALNVVYGINDHLYNPAEHHLLTAASCTTNCLAPVVKVIHEGLGIRHGVITTIHDHTNTQTIVDAPHKDLRRARATGMSLIPTSTGSATAITLIYPELKGKLNGLAVRVPLLNASLTDCVFEVDRPTTVEEVNQLLKAAADGPLHGILGYETRPLVSVDYKDDPRSSIIDALSTMVVDETQVKILAWYDNEWGYSCRMAELARKVAQSL